In Fluviispira sanaruensis, a genomic segment contains:
- a CDS encoding inositol monophosphatase family protein codes for MSEHMPTQQFLESLIQEAGSITLKFFQKNFSIQEKSDNQGIVTDADIASENFIKKKIHEKFKTHTILAEESGLEKFTQENSEKEQAIWIIDPLDGTTNFSKGNPYYCISIAFGHIVEGVFQAKLAGIYQPTTQSLFIAEKNKGTFLNKQKLFLNDLQNFKLASIATGFSSNKDKDLIQVVNTIGAIQNKSLGLRINGAAALDLALTAKGIFQGFYEIPLAPWDMAAGALIVTEAGGVVSNFAGKEFCPLRDKGIIAANKQIHPELLSLIQNYYSN; via the coding sequence ATGTCGGAACATATGCCCACTCAGCAATTCCTAGAGTCTCTTATTCAAGAAGCTGGTTCAATCACTTTAAAATTCTTTCAAAAAAATTTTTCAATCCAAGAAAAATCGGACAATCAAGGGATAGTGACTGACGCAGATATTGCTTCGGAGAATTTTATAAAGAAGAAAATTCATGAAAAATTTAAAACCCATACCATTCTAGCGGAAGAAAGTGGTCTTGAAAAATTCACTCAAGAAAACAGTGAAAAAGAGCAAGCAATTTGGATAATTGATCCTCTCGATGGAACAACAAATTTTTCTAAAGGCAACCCGTATTATTGTATTTCTATTGCGTTTGGCCATATAGTTGAAGGAGTATTTCAAGCAAAATTGGCAGGAATTTATCAGCCAACCACCCAGAGCTTATTTATCGCAGAGAAAAACAAGGGTACTTTTCTTAACAAACAAAAATTATTTTTAAATGATTTACAAAATTTTAAATTGGCGAGCATTGCGACAGGATTTAGTTCAAATAAAGATAAAGATCTTATTCAGGTCGTAAATACAATTGGGGCTATCCAAAACAAATCCCTCGGATTACGCATAAATGGTGCGGCAGCACTCGACTTAGCATTGACTGCGAAGGGTATTTTTCAAGGATTTTATGAAATACCACTTGCTCCCTGGGATATGGCAGCAGGAGCATTGATTGTAACAGAAGCAGGAGGTGTTGTCTCAAATTTTGCTGGCAAGGAATTTTGCCCTCTACGTGATAAAGGAATAATTGCAGCAAATAAACAAATACATCCTGAACTCTTATCTTTAATACAAAATTATTATTCTAATTAG
- a CDS encoding fumarate reductase/succinate dehydrogenase flavoprotein subunit: MLKNNIPNGNIEDKWKDHVFASRLVNPANRKKFSVIVVGSGLAGASAASSLAEAGYHVSLFCLQDSPRRAHSIAAQGGINAAKNYKNDGDSIYRFFYDTVKGGDYRAREAGVYRLAELSLKVIDHCVGIGVPFAREYGGYLDNRSFGGTQVERTFYAKGQTGQQLLLGAYQSAMRQVSEKNITMHTRKEMLDLVLVDGKARGIIVRDLLTGEIESHVADAVILATGGYANMFYLSTNAKPSNGTAIWRAYKKGAAFANPCFTQIHPTCIPISGEHQSKLTLMSESLRNDGRIWVPKNLNDKRNPDDILENERDYFLERCYPSFGNLVPRDVAARSIKRICDDGFGVGASGLAVYLDFKDKIQMNGKANLEEKYGNLFQMYEKIVGDNPFSNPMKIYPAVHYTMGGLWVDYDLMSTVPGLFILGEANFSEHGANRLGANALLQGLVDGYFIIPVTLGNYLAQTNLKPIKNNLAEFQEAQNNVKINTEKLIKIKGTKLADEIHEKLGKIMWNSCAMARSEEKLEHALVEIKKIKDEFWNDLKLPQSTNTMNQELEKAARVGDYIELAELMCLDALARKESCGSHFREEYQKENGEPKRNDKDFAHIAAWIYKGIADQPERLIEELSFEHCKPSQRDYR; encoded by the coding sequence ATGCTAAAAAATAATATCCCTAATGGAAATATTGAAGACAAATGGAAAGATCACGTTTTTGCCAGTCGCTTAGTAAACCCCGCGAATCGCAAAAAATTCTCAGTCATAGTTGTAGGCAGTGGACTTGCAGGGGCTTCTGCTGCCTCATCTCTCGCAGAAGCTGGTTATCATGTTTCGCTTTTTTGTTTACAAGATTCTCCGCGCAGAGCGCACTCTATAGCGGCACAAGGTGGAATAAATGCTGCGAAAAATTATAAAAATGATGGTGATTCCATTTATCGTTTTTTCTATGACACTGTAAAAGGGGGAGATTATCGCGCAAGGGAAGCAGGTGTGTATCGGCTTGCAGAACTTTCTTTAAAAGTTATCGATCACTGCGTAGGAATTGGCGTGCCTTTTGCCCGAGAGTATGGGGGTTATTTAGACAATAGATCCTTTGGTGGCACACAGGTGGAAAGAACTTTTTATGCCAAAGGGCAAACGGGTCAGCAGCTTTTATTAGGTGCATATCAAAGTGCTATGCGACAAGTCAGCGAAAAAAATATTACAATGCACACTCGTAAAGAAATGCTTGACTTGGTTTTGGTTGATGGTAAAGCGCGAGGAATTATTGTTAGAGATCTTCTTACAGGAGAAATAGAAAGTCACGTTGCAGATGCAGTTATTTTGGCGACAGGTGGCTATGCGAATATGTTTTATTTATCGACAAATGCAAAGCCATCCAACGGAACAGCTATATGGCGCGCCTACAAAAAAGGGGCTGCCTTTGCCAATCCCTGTTTTACCCAAATCCACCCAACCTGCATACCTATTTCGGGAGAACATCAATCTAAGCTCACATTAATGTCTGAATCTTTAAGAAATGACGGGCGTATCTGGGTACCAAAAAATTTAAATGATAAAAGAAATCCAGACGATATTCTGGAAAATGAACGAGATTATTTTCTGGAACGCTGTTACCCGAGTTTTGGTAATTTAGTCCCACGTGACGTTGCTGCGCGCTCGATAAAAAGAATTTGTGATGACGGCTTTGGGGTCGGCGCCTCTGGTCTTGCTGTTTATCTAGATTTTAAAGATAAAATTCAAATGAATGGTAAAGCTAATTTGGAAGAAAAATATGGTAATTTATTTCAAATGTATGAAAAGATTGTTGGCGACAATCCATTTTCTAATCCTATGAAAATTTATCCGGCTGTGCATTATACAATGGGCGGTCTTTGGGTTGATTATGATCTTATGTCAACAGTTCCGGGTCTTTTTATTCTCGGAGAAGCGAATTTTAGTGAACATGGTGCCAATCGACTCGGAGCAAATGCTTTATTACAAGGTTTAGTCGATGGTTATTTTATTATTCCTGTTACCTTGGGCAATTATCTTGCGCAAACGAATTTAAAACCTATTAAAAATAATCTTGCTGAATTTCAAGAAGCACAGAATAATGTAAAAATAAATACAGAAAAATTAATTAAAATAAAAGGCACTAAACTTGCCGATGAAATTCATGAAAAGCTTGGGAAAATTATGTGGAATTCCTGTGCAATGGCGCGCAGTGAAGAAAAACTTGAACACGCACTCGTGGAAATTAAGAAAATTAAAGATGAATTCTGGAACGATTTAAAGCTTCCTCAGTCCACAAATACAATGAATCAAGAGCTTGAAAAAGCAGCACGGGTTGGAGATTATATCGAGCTTGCTGAATTGATGTGCCTCGATGCGCTTGCACGGAAAGAGTCCTGCGGCAGCCATTTTCGTGAAGAATATCAGAAAGAAAATGGTGAACCAAAAAGAAATGATAAGGACTTTGCGCATATTGCTGCTTGGATATATAAAGGAATTGCTGATCAGCCTGAAAGATTAATTGAAGAATTATCTTTTGAACACTGTAAGCCCAGCCAACGAGATTATCGTTGA
- a CDS encoding SIMPL domain-containing protein — translation MSSNTFPSIILSLGIVTASFLLGKSFENYQNFGRFVDVKGLDEKIVKSNIATWNLSFTSANNDLKKIYSDISSSQQKIIHFLKKQGFDDKEIEIQSISITDSKAQSYSNENANAPRYSANSQITLTTNKVDLASLATQKTGELVESGVVLSNSYMRYAYTELNSIKPEMLTRATANAREAANSFAQNSNSSVGKIRKANQGVFSITAANSNDQYGDEGSILKKVRVVTSVEFFIN, via the coding sequence ATGAGCTCAAATACTTTTCCCTCGATTATTTTAAGTTTAGGAATTGTGACTGCAAGTTTTTTATTAGGAAAATCCTTTGAAAATTATCAAAATTTTGGAAGATTTGTCGATGTCAAAGGGCTTGATGAAAAAATTGTAAAATCCAATATTGCGACATGGAATTTAAGCTTTACATCTGCTAATAATGACTTAAAAAAAATCTATTCAGATATCTCTTCTTCACAACAAAAAATAATTCATTTTTTAAAGAAACAAGGTTTTGATGATAAAGAAATTGAAATACAATCCATTTCTATAACAGATAGCAAGGCTCAATCTTATTCCAATGAAAATGCAAATGCACCACGTTATTCTGCAAACTCCCAAATTACTTTAACAACGAATAAAGTTGATCTTGCAAGTCTTGCAACTCAAAAAACGGGTGAGTTGGTTGAGTCTGGCGTGGTCTTAAGTAACAGTTATATGCGTTATGCTTATACAGAATTGAATTCTATTAAACCTGAAATGTTAACGCGTGCGACTGCAAATGCCCGAGAAGCAGCCAATAGTTTTGCTCAAAATTCAAACAGCTCTGTGGGGAAAATTAGAAAAGCAAATCAAGGAGTCTTTTCTATCACGGCTGCAAATTCCAATGATCAATATGGGGATGAAGGTAGTATTCTGAAGAAAGTAAGAGTTGTAACGTCAGTTGAATTTTTTATAAATTGA
- a CDS encoding HD domain-containing protein, with product MHWSVFTLIGALIGLIGGVVLAKLFAIRSLTSLGEIPVKENMDAILKSAEAQRNMILEEALLATREQYQVEASRLESEHELVIGMQENFEQELNEKQSEVDKLANEIEKKEELNNQKKLQIDKVKEDLDVKAHLNVDLQKNLLIQLEHKIGRNKSELFHDMRLDLINSEKLGITRWLMDNNETLKVDAQKFARNSLNSVYLRYQPNFIWPKSSFIVQVSSKDLLQKYFHEESPIISSLITNTDSTISVLTINDELPSMLKISGGSGVDKEVIRLTLEEMVAKDIFNEDRIRPIFDKHKRTIDRHVAKIGEEAIKHLGITPNIHPEILKLIGSLNYRTSHRQNQYYHSIEVARLAGMIAEEVGVNPIIAKRAGILHDIGKALDYKIEGSHAVISGDYATRFGESEEVVDTVLAHHDDKIVETPYAYILKAADAMSGARPGARVDMEEGYHRRIDGISGVVNSFQEQGVTGSAIMHAGREVHVFVDNNKVKQKDISGLAEGIAKKLESEVEFPGQIRVTVIRRTEITEVA from the coding sequence ATGCATTGGTCTGTCTTCACCCTTATCGGTGCTCTTATTGGGTTAATCGGCGGGGTGGTTCTCGCTAAATTATTTGCTATTCGCTCACTGACAAGCCTTGGTGAAATACCTGTAAAAGAGAATATGGACGCAATCTTAAAAAGTGCTGAAGCGCAACGCAATATGATCCTCGAAGAAGCACTTTTAGCAACCCGCGAGCAATACCAAGTTGAGGCCAGTCGCCTTGAAAGTGAACATGAGCTTGTGATTGGTATGCAAGAAAACTTTGAACAAGAATTGAACGAAAAGCAATCTGAAGTCGATAAATTGGCTAACGAGATTGAAAAAAAAGAAGAACTCAACAATCAAAAAAAACTACAGATTGATAAAGTCAAAGAAGATCTCGATGTAAAAGCTCATTTGAACGTTGATTTACAAAAAAATCTTTTAATTCAACTCGAGCATAAGATTGGCAGAAATAAATCCGAACTGTTTCATGATATGCGCCTTGATCTCATAAATAGTGAAAAACTCGGGATTACACGTTGGTTAATGGACAACAATGAAACTCTAAAAGTGGACGCACAAAAGTTTGCCCGTAACTCCTTGAATTCTGTTTATTTGCGCTACCAACCCAATTTTATTTGGCCAAAATCATCCTTTATTGTCCAAGTTAGCTCTAAAGATCTCTTGCAAAAATATTTTCATGAAGAGTCGCCCATTATTTCTTCTCTCATTACAAATACCGACTCTACTATCAGTGTTTTAACGATCAACGACGAGCTTCCTTCTATGCTCAAAATTTCAGGTGGTTCTGGCGTCGATAAAGAAGTTATTCGCCTGACCCTTGAAGAAATGGTTGCGAAAGATATTTTTAATGAAGACAGAATCAGACCTATTTTTGATAAACATAAAAGAACAATTGATAGACATGTAGCAAAAATTGGTGAAGAAGCCATAAAACATCTCGGTATTACACCGAATATCCATCCTGAAATTTTAAAATTAATTGGTTCCTTGAATTACAGAACAAGCCATAGACAAAATCAATATTATCATTCTATCGAAGTGGCTCGCTTGGCTGGTATGATTGCGGAAGAAGTAGGTGTGAATCCTATTATCGCTAAAAGAGCCGGAATATTGCATGATATCGGTAAAGCTCTCGACTATAAAATCGAAGGGAGCCATGCGGTTATCAGCGGTGATTATGCTACGCGTTTTGGCGAGTCCGAAGAAGTCGTTGACACAGTGCTCGCGCACCATGACGATAAAATCGTAGAAACTCCATACGCTTATATTTTAAAAGCAGCAGATGCTATGTCCGGAGCTAGACCAGGCGCACGGGTCGATATGGAAGAAGGCTATCACAGACGTATTGATGGAATTTCAGGTGTAGTCAATAGCTTCCAAGAACAAGGTGTTACAGGATCTGCTATTATGCATGCCGGACGTGAAGTGCATGTTTTCGTTGATAATAACAAAGTAAAACAAAAAGATATCTCTGGACTAGCTGAGGGAATTGCTAAGAAATTAGAATCTGAAGTCGAGTTTCCAGGGCAAATTAGAGTCACAGTCATTCGCCGCACAGAAATCACTGAGGTTGCCTAA
- a CDS encoding penicillin-binding protein 1A: protein MLRKYYDKLIQHVKENKYFISYFSTRKRKVIIFFLALFTFLFIYKIYKIDKSLPSIEKLANYEPALPTVLYSQDGLKIAELFEERRYPVLLSEMSPFLKNAFIAAEDAEFYSHKGLDIKGFLRAFYHFITFSNQRQGGSTITQQLAKNVLLTKERTITRKIKDILMARRIEQAFTKDKILELYLNTIYLGNGAYGVEAAAENYFKKSNLKLSLAEAALIAGLTPAPSTYDPTDNIDVAKIRQAYVLDRMLKKDMITHREYEKALNDKIVVYKAESLNNKIAPYFVAEVKKQLTNQLDIENIETSGLSIYTTLNSKIQIAAQTAIQNFSKQYEGRKGFKGPIKRHGEDFNDAITKLINSPVKEKNTETDTDVAIVTSIDDELRAVGIVTQKGIGLLLAEDISWALHAGRSKETDLESLNYILKVGDEIHVQKVNRDIPKRVNEGRKFINKLQTYLKKFNLTVSNRISRYTLTDSAGIEAACLVMDARTGDVLAMVGGENFNQTQFNRATQAERQVGSSVKPLYYSYAIDNGFSPASLIDSPLIDFDGWQPENYDGEETGRVTLRNSMAFSLNIPSIFLFHSIGATKISKQLNRFGFNWPASDLSLALGSGSSSLIKMVQAYSIFANQGKLTQAFYIQEVVDRKGKVIYSSKDKKIYASPINPQLVEDAPYLPGKVTNRQEEPSSLQMISPQAAFVTLDLLKAVVRIGTGIPVQGISHLVGGKTGTTNGNTDAWFMGVSAQLVAGVWVGYDDNSKTLGGGGTGSGMAAPIWKSLMLTAVKVYPQNENPKPPGIHEIRVDKETGEYSNTPNSINIYVIDGTEPGGIYSKNAFEDSQSEILNNSHLETKPDKDGELPDGVPNPRTSGSLKHKSINY from the coding sequence ATGCTTAGAAAGTATTATGATAAGCTCATTCAACATGTGAAAGAGAATAAGTACTTTATAAGTTATTTTTCTACGCGAAAAAGGAAAGTAATCATTTTTTTCTTAGCTCTATTCACTTTTTTATTTATTTATAAGATCTATAAAATAGATAAATCTTTACCGAGCATTGAAAAATTAGCAAATTATGAACCCGCTCTACCGACAGTCCTTTATAGCCAAGATGGCCTTAAAATTGCAGAACTTTTTGAGGAAAGACGCTACCCAGTTCTGTTAAGTGAAATGTCTCCTTTTCTTAAAAATGCCTTTATAGCTGCAGAAGATGCAGAGTTTTATAGTCATAAGGGTCTGGATATTAAGGGTTTTTTGCGTGCATTTTATCATTTTATTACCTTTTCTAATCAAAGGCAGGGTGGCAGCACAATCACTCAACAGCTGGCAAAAAATGTTTTATTAACAAAAGAAAGAACAATAACGCGTAAAATAAAAGATATATTAATGGCACGCAGAATTGAACAAGCTTTTACTAAAGATAAAATTCTGGAATTGTATTTAAATACTATTTATTTAGGCAATGGCGCTTATGGCGTAGAAGCTGCTGCTGAAAATTATTTTAAAAAATCGAATCTTAAACTTTCTCTTGCAGAAGCAGCATTGATAGCTGGTCTCACACCAGCTCCTTCAACTTATGATCCAACAGACAATATCGATGTGGCAAAAATTCGCCAAGCTTATGTTTTAGATCGTATGTTAAAAAAAGACATGATCACTCATAGAGAATATGAAAAAGCTCTTAATGATAAAATCGTTGTTTACAAAGCTGAATCACTTAACAATAAAATTGCCCCCTATTTCGTTGCTGAAGTAAAAAAGCAACTGACAAATCAGCTTGATATCGAAAATATAGAAACAAGTGGTTTATCTATTTACACAACTTTAAATTCGAAAATTCAAATTGCGGCACAAACGGCAATACAGAATTTTTCTAAACAATATGAAGGCCGAAAAGGGTTTAAAGGTCCTATTAAGCGTCATGGAGAAGATTTTAACGATGCTATTACAAAACTTATCAACTCTCCTGTTAAAGAAAAAAACACAGAAACAGACACTGATGTTGCCATAGTAACAAGCATTGATGATGAATTGCGTGCTGTAGGCATCGTCACCCAAAAAGGCATTGGTTTACTTTTGGCTGAAGATATCTCATGGGCATTGCATGCAGGGCGTAGCAAAGAAACAGATTTAGAAAGTTTAAATTATATTTTAAAAGTGGGTGACGAAATTCACGTACAAAAAGTGAATAGAGATATCCCAAAGCGAGTGAACGAGGGAAGGAAGTTTATAAATAAACTGCAGACTTATTTAAAAAAATTTAATCTTACAGTGAGTAATAGAATTTCGCGCTACACGTTGACAGACTCTGCTGGGATCGAAGCCGCGTGTTTGGTCATGGATGCGCGAACCGGCGATGTTCTTGCCATGGTAGGAGGTGAGAATTTTAATCAAACTCAGTTTAATCGAGCCACTCAAGCAGAGCGTCAGGTCGGAAGCAGCGTTAAGCCACTTTATTATTCTTACGCAATTGACAATGGTTTTAGTCCAGCTTCCTTAATAGACAGTCCACTCATTGATTTCGATGGGTGGCAGCCCGAAAACTATGATGGAGAAGAAACGGGACGAGTTACTTTAAGAAATTCAATGGCATTCAGTTTAAATATTCCAAGTATTTTTTTATTTCACTCCATCGGGGCGACAAAAATATCAAAACAATTAAATCGTTTTGGTTTTAATTGGCCTGCCTCAGATTTAAGTCTCGCACTTGGTTCAGGCTCGTCATCTTTAATTAAAATGGTTCAAGCTTACTCTATTTTTGCCAATCAAGGAAAACTCACTCAAGCTTTTTATATTCAAGAAGTTGTTGATAGAAAAGGCAAAGTTATTTATTCTTCAAAAGATAAAAAAATCTATGCAAGTCCTATCAATCCACAATTGGTAGAAGATGCTCCTTATTTACCGGGCAAAGTAACGAATAGACAAGAAGAGCCTTCATCATTGCAAATGATTTCTCCCCAAGCGGCCTTTGTTACCTTAGATCTTTTAAAAGCAGTTGTGCGCATAGGGACTGGGATACCTGTTCAAGGGATTTCCCATCTCGTAGGCGGTAAAACAGGAACGACAAATGGTAACACCGATGCCTGGTTTATGGGTGTTTCTGCCCAACTCGTTGCAGGCGTTTGGGTTGGTTATGATGACAATTCGAAAACATTAGGAGGCGGCGGTACAGGTTCTGGCATGGCAGCGCCTATTTGGAAGAGTTTAATGCTTACTGCTGTGAAGGTTTATCCACAAAATGAAAATCCGAAACCACCTGGGATTCATGAAATAAGAGTGGATAAAGAAACTGGAGAATATTCGAATACGCCTAATTCTATAAATATTTATGTAATTGATGGCACAGAACCAGGAGGAATTTATTCAAAAAATGCTTTTGAAGATTCACAAAGTGAGATCTTGAATAATTCTCATCTTGAAACAAAGCCAGACAAAGACGGTGAATTGCCAGATGGTGTTCCAAATCCAAGAACATCTGGTAGTCTTAAACATAAATCAATTAATTATTAA
- a CDS encoding AzlC family ABC transporter permease, with protein sequence MFGEALRDSKAAAFGYIPLAMAFGVLFQSLDLHWIYAILMSFLVYAGSAQFIAIPLLANQGSLLSLSIATFLVNMRHIFYGLAFLEKLQFNKYLKGYLIFGLTDESYAIICAKKYHDKWYEFYIIIFCHIYWVLGTFLGIFLHNYLNGVNFNFLFFSLVTLFAILTVDAYKFTRDHFSLIVGVLSYLFFRYLEIKEHLFFSMLVSFFILLVKNYKENIMEKKNVLEQ encoded by the coding sequence ATGTTCGGTGAAGCTCTTCGAGATAGCAAGGCAGCAGCTTTTGGTTATATACCGCTTGCGATGGCATTTGGTGTTCTCTTTCAAAGTTTAGATCTGCATTGGATTTATGCTATTCTCATGAGTTTTTTAGTTTATGCGGGTTCTGCTCAGTTTATTGCTATTCCACTTCTCGCGAATCAGGGCTCTTTGTTAAGTCTGTCAATTGCGACATTTCTTGTAAATATGCGGCATATTTTTTATGGCTTAGCTTTTCTAGAAAAATTACAATTCAATAAATATTTAAAAGGGTATCTTATTTTTGGTTTGACCGATGAATCATATGCAATTATTTGTGCAAAAAAATATCATGATAAATGGTATGAATTTTATATTATTATTTTTTGTCATATTTATTGGGTATTAGGTACATTTTTAGGGATTTTTCTACATAATTATCTTAACGGGGTTAATTTTAATTTTTTATTTTTTTCTTTAGTCACACTCTTTGCTATTCTTACGGTTGATGCATATAAATTTACACGCGATCATTTTTCATTAATTGTTGGTGTTTTATCTTATCTATTTTTTAGATACTTAGAAATTAAAGAGCATCTCTTTTTTAGTATGCTTGTCAGTTTTTTTATATTACTCGTTAAAAATTACAAAGAAAATATAATGGAGAAAAAGAATGTCTTGGAACAATAA
- a CDS encoding AzlD domain-containing protein, which translates to MSWNNNNTYIIFAIIVMALVTYSTRIIPFIFFKKLNTPTLIQTGKQLPVCLMAILTLYSIDSLKEFDTQYLMNGWIACVACILVYLVMRSVLTSMIIGTVIYFILLNYMHLSN; encoded by the coding sequence ATGTCTTGGAACAATAATAATACTTATATCATTTTTGCCATTATTGTAATGGCATTAGTGACATATTCAACAAGAATTATTCCATTTATATTTTTTAAAAAATTAAACACGCCGACACTTATTCAAACTGGAAAGCAACTCCCCGTTTGCTTAATGGCTATTTTGACTTTGTATTCTATTGATTCATTAAAGGAGTTTGATACTCAATATTTAATGAACGGATGGATTGCATGTGTAGCGTGTATTTTAGTTTATTTAGTTATGAGATCAGTTTTAACAAGTATGATTATTGGTACGGTTATATATTTTATTTTGCTAAATTATATGCATCTTTCTAATTAG
- a CDS encoding NUDIX hydrolase, whose product MSNNDNTPLEPFLLSEEKPVFQCSILRVKESLAQTTDKAHSLKVYTLDCANWVNVVPVTAAGQVVLVEQHRFGTNTFTIEVPGGAVERNEKDVTIAALRELEEETGLTSQRLLSLPGYSPNAAIQSNRVTYFIAFDVMPLAKPSEHNDPFEKIKLHLVDFQEALQMARTGQITNVLSAFALLLAEPYLNAKFRQPQ is encoded by the coding sequence ATGTCTAACAACGACAACACCCCACTCGAACCCTTTCTTTTGAGCGAAGAAAAACCTGTATTTCAATGCAGTATTCTTCGCGTCAAAGAAAGCTTAGCACAAACGACTGACAAAGCTCATTCGCTTAAAGTTTATACCTTGGATTGTGCGAATTGGGTGAATGTTGTCCCTGTGACTGCTGCAGGGCAGGTTGTATTGGTCGAACAGCACCGCTTTGGCACAAATACCTTCACGATAGAAGTTCCTGGTGGTGCAGTCGAAAGAAATGAAAAAGATGTTACCATTGCGGCTCTAAGAGAACTTGAAGAAGAAACCGGACTCACATCACAACGGTTGCTCTCTCTTCCTGGTTATTCGCCGAATGCGGCTATTCAAAGCAACAGGGTGACTTATTTTATTGCTTTTGATGTTATGCCGCTCGCAAAACCTTCAGAGCACAACGATCCTTTTGAAAAGATAAAATTGCATCTTGTGGATTTTCAAGAAGCCTTGCAAATGGCACGCACGGGACAAATTACCAATGTTCTATCAGCATTTGCCCTACTTTTAGCTGAGCCTTATTTAAATGCAAAATTTAGGCAACCTCAGTGA
- the fba gene encoding class II fructose-bisphosphate aldolase (catalyzes the reversible aldol condensation of dihydroxyacetonephosphate and glyceraldehyde 3-phosphate in the Calvin cycle, glycolysis, and/or gluconeogenesis) has product MALISLRQLLDHAAENSYGVAAFNVNNLEQVQAIMEAAKETNSPVILQASRGARNYTNDIFLRHLILGAVELYPEIPVVMHQDHGNSMQTCLSAIRNGFTSVMMDGSLKEDAKTPADFDYNVKITADVVRIAHAMGISVEGELGCLGSLETGKGEKEDGHGFEGTLSKEQLLTDPNEAAQFVELTKVDALAIAIGTSHGAYKFTKKPDGKTLAIDRIREIHKRLPNTHLVMHGSSSVPQDLQAEFRKYGGEMKETWGVPVEEIQEGIRNGVRKINVDTDNRLAMTAAIRKVLSTNPSEFDLRKLLVPARDAMRKIVAQRMVEFGQAGQASKIKAIPLDSMAKRYV; this is encoded by the coding sequence ATGGCTCTTATTTCTTTACGTCAACTTCTCGATCATGCAGCTGAAAACAGTTATGGAGTGGCTGCCTTTAATGTTAACAATCTTGAACAAGTTCAAGCAATTATGGAAGCTGCAAAAGAGACAAATAGCCCTGTAATTTTGCAAGCGAGCCGCGGCGCTCGAAATTATACGAATGATATCTTTCTTCGTCACCTTATTCTAGGAGCAGTTGAACTTTATCCAGAAATTCCAGTGGTCATGCACCAAGATCATGGAAACAGCATGCAAACATGTTTATCAGCAATTCGCAACGGCTTTACGAGCGTTATGATGGATGGAAGTCTAAAAGAAGATGCTAAAACTCCTGCAGATTTTGACTACAATGTTAAAATCACTGCAGATGTTGTGCGCATTGCACATGCAATGGGCATTTCAGTTGAAGGTGAACTTGGTTGTTTAGGTTCCCTAGAAACAGGTAAAGGCGAAAAAGAAGATGGCCATGGTTTTGAAGGAACACTCTCAAAAGAGCAACTCTTAACAGATCCAAATGAAGCAGCACAATTTGTTGAATTGACAAAAGTAGATGCCCTTGCCATTGCAATTGGCACAAGCCACGGTGCATACAAATTCACCAAAAAACCCGATGGCAAGACACTCGCTATCGATCGCATTCGCGAAATCCACAAACGCCTCCCAAACACTCACCTCGTGATGCATGGTTCAAGCTCCGTACCACAGGATCTGCAAGCTGAATTCCGTAAATACGGTGGAGAAATGAAAGAAACTTGGGGAGTGCCTGTTGAAGAAATTCAAGAAGGTATTCGTAATGGTGTGCGTAAAATCAATGTGGACACAGACAATCGTTTAGCAATGACGGCTGCAATTCGCAAAGTTCTTTCGACAAATCCATCTGAATTTGACTTGAGAAAACTTCTTGTGCCAGCTCGTGACGCAATGAGAAAAATAGTTGCTCAACGCATGGTAGAATTTGGCCAAGCAGGTCAAGCTTCTAAAATAAAAGCTATCCCACTTGACTCAATGGCAAAACGTTATGTCTAA